From Ascochyta rabiei chromosome 12, complete sequence, the proteins below share one genomic window:
- a CDS encoding Lipoate--protein ligase, with protein MAPSRGLQLLSGPKSFHKYRSTSHCALQTAAAITLRWPVNARRTYSSFTENLSNPANKLQSYVSRSSDPYLNLSIEDHILRKSPPDSTILFLYVNRPCVVIGRNQNPWTEVNLSILNAATGTEHLEETEPPGIGAVDIVRRRSGGGTVFHDEGNLNWSITCPRNEFTRDKHAEMVVRALRKLGIDRARVNERHDIVLDQGHEKRPSDPEDTHRTPYTIEGGIPKPLKVSGSAYKLTRQRALHHATTLLESPNLHIISQYLRSPAKRNIEAKGVESVSSPVSNIGLDLRAYQQRLQEVFAAMYANIGKINIVETVGDEYLNIPDIKKGYDELRTQDWMWAQTPQFDAKLDFVDGPGVTMNVHHGVIKTFDVEAEAMDETHEDIRSVLVGKKLQDVTDWTMLLQSSVEPFNDRCAAVAKRLEELLPIPKFPRS; from the exons ATGGCACCATCGAGAGGTCTGCAGCTGCTGTCTGGCCCCAAGAGCTTCCATAAATATCGGAGTACTTCACACTGCGCTCTCCAAACCGCAGCCGCAATAACGTTGCGATGGCCGGTCAACGCGCGTCGAACGTATTCGTCATTCACAGAGAACCTTTCGAATCCCGCGAACAAGCTGCAAAGCTATGTCTCTCGCAGTAGCGACCCGTATTTGAACCTCAGCATCGAAGACCACATCCTGCGCAAGTCTCCGCCAGATAGCACGATCCTCTTTCTTTATGTGAATCGACCGTGTGTCGTGATTGGGCGCAACCAGAACCCATGGACCGAGGTCAATCTGAGCATACTCAACGCTGCGACAGGCACGGAACATCTGGAAGAGACAGAGCCACCTGGAATAGGCGCTGTGGACATTGTGCGTCGCCGATCAGGCGGAGGTACTGTCTTCCATGACGAAGGCAACCTCAATTGGAGTATAACATGCCCGCGCAACGAGTTCACCAGGGACAAACATGCTGAGATGGTCGTCCGCGCATTGCGTAAACTGGGCATTGATCGAGCCAGGGTCAATGAGCGACACGACATTGTGCTCGACCAGGGACACGAAAAGCGTCCGTCTGACCCTGAAGACACACATCGAACCCCGTATACAATCGAGGGAGGCATCCCAAAGCCACTGAAAGTTTCTGGTTCGGCATACAAGCTCACGCGACAGAGAGCGCTGCATCATGCGACGACTCTCCTAGAGTCGCCGAATTTGCACATCATCTCGCAGTATTTGCGCTCCCCAGCAAAGCGCAACATCGAAGCCAAAGGCGTCGAGAGCGTTAGCTCACCAGTCTCGAACATTGGTCTGGACCTGAGAGCGTACCAGCAGCGCCTCCAAGAGGTCTTCGCGGCCATGTACGCGAATATTGGCAAGATCAACATCGTCGAAACCGTCGGTGATGAATACCTTAACATCCCTGACATCAAAAAAGGATACGATGAACTTCGA ACGCAAGACTGGATGTGGGCACAGACGCCGCAGTTCGATGCAAAGCTTGACTTTGTTGACGGGCCTGGTGTTACCATGAACGTACATCATGGCGTCATCAAGACCTTCGATGTTGAAGCCGAAGCTATGGATGAAACACATGAGGACATTCGTTCGGTCCTTGTTGGCAAGAAGCTGCAAGACGTAACTGACTGGACGATGTTGCTCCAATCAAGCGTCGAGCCCTTCAATGATCGATGTGCTGCCGTCGCAAAGCGGCTTGAAGAGCTACTACCGATTCCCAAGTTTCCTAGATCTTGA